CCCGGTGGGCGGCCCTGCCCGCCGCGGTGGCGCTGGCCCTGGGCGCCGGCCTGGCGCTGCCGCTGCAGGCGCAGACCGCCGCGCCCCAGCAGGTGGAGGTGGTGGGCACCTCGCCGCTGGCCGGCCTGGGGGTGGACCGTGACACTTTGCCCTATGCCAGCCAGGTGGTGCGCCGCGGCACGCTGGATGCGGCACAAAGCGATCACCTGACCGACTTCCTGCGCCGCCGCGCCAGCGGCATGCAGGTCAACGACATCCAGGGCAGCCCGCTGCAGGCCGACCTCACCTACCGCGGCTACCGCGCCTCGGGCCTGCTGGGTGCCAGCCAGGGCCTGTCGGTCTACCTCGACGGCGTGCGCATCAACGAGCCCTTTGGCGACGTGGTGAACTGGGACATGGTGCCCGAGTTCGCACTCGGCAGCCTCACCGTGCTGCCGGCGGCCAACCCGAGCTTCGGCCTCAACACGCTGGGCGGCGCGCTGGCGCTGACCACCGTCAACGGTCTCAGCGCGCCCGGCGTGCAGGCCGAGCTGCGCTTTGGCAGCCATGGCCGGCGGCAGGCGCAGGCCGGCCTGGGCCAGCAGCATGCCGACGGCTGGCACAGCTGGGTGGGCGGCAGCGCCTTTGGCGAAGACGGCTGGCGCGACCACTCCAAGGGCGAGCAGGCGCTGGTGATGGCCAAGATCGGCCGCCAGTGGGGCCCTACCCACTGGGAGCTTTCGGCGCTGGGCGGCCGTGCCACGCTGGTGGGCAACGGCCTGGTGCCGGCGGCCACGCACGACGACGGCGAGTTCACGCCCGACCTGTACGCCACGCGCCGCAGCGCGGTGTTCAGCCACCCCGACCGCACGCGCAACACGCTGGGCCAGCTGAGCTTCAACGCCAGCCACAAGCTGGATGCCGACAGCCAGGCCCAGGCCCTGGCCTACGTGCGCAACAGCCGCCGCAGCACGCTCAACGGCGATGTCGCCGACGAAGCCGAGGACGCCGACGAAAACGCCGCGCTCAACACCACCGCCACGCGCCAGCGCGGCTGGGGCCTGGCCGCCAGCCTGGCGCGCCGCCAGGGCGCGCACCAGTGGCAGCTGGGTGCCACGCTGGATGTGGCGCGGGTCAGCTACAGCCAGCACGAGCAGGAAGGCGCCTTCGACGCCAGCCGCGGCGTGCTGGCCGGCGACGAGGAGGCCGAGCTGAGCGCCTCGGTCACCGGCCGCTCCAGCAACCTGGGCCTGTACGCCACCGACACCTGGCGCCTGGCGCCGGGCACCCACCTCACCACCACGCTGCGCTACAACCGCGCCCGGGTGAGCAACCTGCTCACCACGGTGGACGACGACACCGGCGTGCTCGAGGCCAAGCCCGAGGAGCGTTTCACCTACACCAGCGTCAACCCGGCCGTCGGCCTGGCCCAGGCGCTGGGCCCGACGCTCACGGTGTTTGGCAACCTGGCGCGCAATACCCGCGTGCCCACGGTCATCGAGCTGGGCTGCGCCGACCCCGAGGAACCCTGCCGCCTGCCGGCCGGCCTGCAGAGCGACCCCTACCTGAAGCAGGTGCGCGCCACCAGCCTGGAGGCCGGCCTGCGCTGGCGCCCGGCGGCCGGCCAGCGCCTGGAGCTCACGCTGTTTCGCAACACCAACCGCGACGACATCGTGTTCGGCAGCGTCAGCGCCACCGGCCAGCTGGGCTACTTCCAGAACTTCGCGCGCACCCGCCACCAGGGCCTGGACGCCGGCTGGGAAAGCCGCCACGGCCCGGTCAGCCTGCTGGCC
The genomic region above belongs to Aquabacterium sp. OR-4 and contains:
- a CDS encoding TonB-dependent receptor, which translates into the protein MQSSQSPDSTRRARPGRPLQRSAVHPATPLAAASPPCAPRWAALPAAVALALGAGLALPLQAQTAAPQQVEVVGTSPLAGLGVDRDTLPYASQVVRRGTLDAAQSDHLTDFLRRRASGMQVNDIQGSPLQADLTYRGYRASGLLGASQGLSVYLDGVRINEPFGDVVNWDMVPEFALGSLTVLPAANPSFGLNTLGGALALTTVNGLSAPGVQAELRFGSHGRRQAQAGLGQQHADGWHSWVGGSAFGEDGWRDHSKGEQALVMAKIGRQWGPTHWELSALGGRATLVGNGLVPAATHDDGEFTPDLYATRRSAVFSHPDRTRNTLGQLSFNASHKLDADSQAQALAYVRNSRRSTLNGDVADEAEDADENAALNTTATRQRGWGLAASLARRQGAHQWQLGATLDVARVSYSQHEQEGAFDASRGVLAGDEEAELSASVTGRSSNLGLYATDTWRLAPGTHLTTTLRYNRARVSNLLTTVDDDTGVLEAKPEERFTYTSVNPAVGLAQALGPTLTVFGNLARNTRVPTVIELGCADPEEPCRLPAGLQSDPYLKQVRATSLEAGLRWRPAAGQRLELTLFRNTNRDDIVFGSVSATGQLGYFQNFARTRHQGLDAGWESRHGPVSLLAGVSLLDATYQAHGVLRMGERNVLITPGTRMAGLPRQQARMGADWRLAPGWSVGADVQLLSSRGVQGNEDGLLEDGEDDIHRLRIGGYGILNLRASWQPRPGLELMLRVNNALDRRHETFGALAETVFDARGNYTGEERDALFVAPGAPRSVYAGLRLSF